Below is a window of Plasmodium sp. gorilla clade G2 genome assembly, chromosome: 14 DNA.
taaaaacaaataaatattataaaaaaaatataaaatattaaaattaaaaatttttttttttttttttttttttttattaaatatttaattctttttcctttcttttttttttttattttttaattcttctagGTGAAAATATCGATTATGATGTCGTGTTATCTGTTTTGAATACTACCactatattgttatataaataattaaagaataaaataatcaaatgattattttatatatgaatgatCAATGAGAGGATactgtatatatatatatatatatatatatatatattatttataaaaaaaaattgaattattaatatgacctaataaaaaaattaattatcattgatattattatacatgtCTACACTAAAGTCATCCATATTCTCTtcaaattttcttttatatgataACACTTTTTTGTAtactattattaaaaagaataataatatcaaacTGATGAgccttcaaaaaaaaaaatttaaaaaaatttatgataAGAATTAAtcgaacatatatatatatatatatatatatatatatatatttacttaatatgttacatatatataaacttactgtatgtataatataaaggTGTTTCCtatttcatcatcatcataatataaGGATCCATAAAAAagtatcaaaaaaaattcaaaaaatcGAAAATTTATCAGTAGTTTACTCAGACGTACAACTCTTTCGTTACTataatttctatatatatataaataaaaaaaaaaaaaaaaaaatgcataTTAGGATAAATTACAAAatgtttttaattatatatttatttgatatagatataatccattcaatttttatatgtattcaaTGAACACTTTCTTTTATTCTTCACACCTGTTTGTGGaatgtaatattattgataaaGGAGAAACCAAAATAGATGATATCCCaacaattatatttttaaaaatgtgaGTATCGAAGGCTATACACACACATATGGTCATAATCTACAatattaatagaaaaaaaaaaaaaaaaaaaaaaaaaaaaggaattatgatttttttatgatttatatgaataaaactATAAAAcagtattaatatatataaatatgtatatataaaaatttcatttttattacctgtgaaaatataaaaacaaatatctTAAAGGGATTAACTTCATATGTCTCgattataaaaaggaaagTTATAATCCTTAATTGTGAATCAATtagataaaacaaaaaaacagATACTGCaaaaaggagaaaaaaaataaaattaaataaaataaattttcacatatatatatatatatatatatgcacatattttattttttttattacgtAAATATTTCTTCGTTTTAATATTAGACAATTTTAACATAGGAAAAGTTCTAAATGTATTTtgaatattcaaaataagtgaaataataaaaatgacgGCAATacaaaaagaacaaaataaaccTCTCAAAAAATTCAATACTATTAGTGATTTCTCATTATAAGTATAATCTAAAGTAcctgaaaataaaaaaaaaaaaaaaaaaaaaaaaggaaaaattataataataatgaaaaaaaaaattaatatatatatatatatatatatatatatatatttcttttgagttttattacttttaatGAAAACACTATCATATTGAAAAATCACAATGtcataacaaatataaaggAAAGGTAAATGTGACAAAGCCACTGACATAAAATGATATTCTTGAAGTTCATCCGAGAGGAACaatttatcataattttGGTAGCACTACAAATGggtttataaattaatacatatatatatatatatatatatatatatatatatatatatatattataatatgtaaagcacttatagatatatatatatatatatttacacattATGAAACATCGTTTTACATACTTGTGTGTATAAATGAATTCCTAAAAATGATGAGAgtgaaaaaatatacttttggtcatatacatttaatattGCTAAATAAGTCCATAGGCATGTTTGTGTTGTAaggaataaaaatgatgtcACATTAAAGGaactataaaataaaacacatagtataattatatatatatatatatatattatattaataattcacatatatattatcattatatatacttaccAATAATAAAAGTTGATAGCCAATATTATTGTAAATAATAGACTTAAAACATTTATTACGACAAtcaaagaaattaaaaatttgtttattttgttatgCTCTTTCTTTGCGCTAATATCCAATGTATTATCACTTTgtatattactttttataataaacatttttttctctttttttttatatatgattataaatattttttatgtatatatataataatatacatattatatatttatatatataacttgtTCAAATTAGTATAATGAGAagacgaaaaaaaaaaaaaaaacatgaaacatgaaaataatacaaataaaaaataatatgttttatatttctcatgtgttattttgttaatacatataaaaacatatggCTATCatgagaaaaaatataaggtGAGATTAAAATTGTGTCTTTTCAAAATATCGGTTTTTACTATGCATtgtgttaataataaatgacaATTTGTATTCATACTacttttcaatatattataaaaattaaaagaaatgaactattttaaaattataatatcatacatataaaaaaatattatatacatatatatatatatatatatatatatatataagtcatacaattattaaattcatatgtatatgtataaataaatttctttttattataagctaaaaaaattacatttgTTCTTAAAtataaccaaaaaaaaaaaaaattaattaaaaaattaaaatgttcaacaaaatattaacataACATTAaacaaaacataaatatagcaaaaaaaaaaaaaaaaaaaaaaaaaaaaaaatatgacaaggataaaaaatatataaaataaaatacctAAAGCAAAAATAtcatttcataaaaaaaagggtttatattatatatatatataaaaagtacaaataatattacatttattatatataataataatttaattataaaaatatataactttctctaaatgaataaatataatatatatatatatataaaataataatatataacatatatataattattatttatttttaaatcttaatattttagatatatattaaaattaggaacattacaaaaagaaaagaaaaagtcCTTTCAAAAATAAcatgaattttttataaattattctaaaaattttaatcacgtttataattataacacaacacatataatatatatatatatatatatatatatatatatattagaaattatcatataattataggtataaataataatatatatattatatatatattatttatatatatatgcccatataaatgttattttatttatttttttttttttaacttttcATAGTATTTTAATGAAATTATTCTTCTaatatttcttaatatagaaaaaaaaaaaaaaaaaaagtatatttttttgaacacAATATGAAATACAAATTCTacattgatatatttttatgatataataattatgattctTTGAAATACGTATTTTTTAAGTAtcacatatttataatgttcTACTCTTTTTatagaatattattatgctTATGTTTTTTCCTCagcaatattattatatataattttgaattaatattctttataatgTATTTAAAAACTTATAAAacttattataaaaatacgaAAAGTTACAAATAAATGTTTACattataaatcatatatttatatatttatttaaaattttttttttttttttttatgttattttgaaaattgcataaaataagaaaaaaaaaaaagattaaattaaataaataaatattattaaaataaaatataaaaacacatgttctaattttttttttttaagatatatataaaacataataataagctaggaaaaatatattttattatatcatatacatatatatatatatatatatatatatacatacaacaaaaaaaaaaaaaaaaaaaaaaaaaaaaaaaaaaaaaagacaaaaattgtttactttttcttcttaCATAAATtgaatgaattaaatatatataaaaagaagaaaaaaaaaaaaaaaaaaaaaaattaaatttgtatttataaaatataaattaaaaaattatatacaaatttaaaaaaaaattattaaaaatattcacgtggaaaatataaaaatggagaggaaattgtatatatataaagaaaatgatacacaattttacatataaatatgttaatatgatttttctttcattctttgatttttttttttttttttttttttttatatttttctttaattatatatatatatatatcaaaattaatttggttatataatgttttattattatttttttttttttttataatttttttttttattataagttTAATTTGGACAATTCTGAACAACATAGGTGGAAATAAAAATGGCAGCTCCTAAACTTATAActagaaaaacaaaacacaaaatttgaattaaaaaattattcctcaaaaaatatttcaattGATTACGTTTCAAAATTATTCCTATTAAAAAgcctataaaaaaataaaaaaaaaaaaatatatataagtatatatatatatatatatatatatatatatatatatatatgtttaatatcATTGTACAATGTAGacgtttttatttttctattaCCTCCAAGAAAACCAAAAAAATGActgtaaatatttatactaACAGTATTCAAAGAAAATTTCAGAAATAACAGTAgtagaaaaaaacaaaataaatgcaCACTAATACTAATTTTGTCTACATTAAAATTAGTCATCATTAAAATTtcggaaaaaaatattccaaTTATTCCTGAAGAACTACTACTGCTTTCGGTCGTTGAGTAGCAATAGGTTAATGGAGATGATAGAATAATTCCATAAATACCTAAAAAGTAcaagtaaataaataaaatatacatatatatatagatgtagatatatatgtatgtattcaCACATTTGATAAGACCAtgcttatataaataataaaaaaaaaaaacatgtgAGATcacatttaatttatattatgtcttttaatttttcatatattattattatcatataatttttttatttacctGTAAATACATATACTAAAAAAACTACATATGTTCCATACAAGTATTCTAATAGAAATCCTACTGTTAGCTGCACATAGGTATTTGCACAAATGTGGTTAAAATTGGAATGCAGAAAAAGAGACGTAAAGAGGCGATAAAATTCtgcatttttaaaaatgttgtGTGGAAAATTACTgccaaaattttttaatgaatcatctaagaaaaaaaaaaaaaaaatatatatgtatatatgtatatatgtatatatatatatatatatattaatcctatgtcatatatatcatattatatcatataatatttattacttGATGGTGTCAGGGGAAAATCCGATTTTACAGATataagtaatataaatataacccACTGAATAAATGTCACATATAGCGTTAAACTAAATAGAGAGAATTGCGGAAAAATTCTATGAATAGCCTTTTTAAAAGTATTATCTTTACTATAATCAATAACCAGTTTTTCTTCGTCTAGGTTTTCTAagtcatttttatatacggTTTTATAGAAATGATCATTAAAAGGTCCATTTTTATATGCTGATGAATTGTgattaagaaatataataattttttcttttcttttccttaatttttttttaggaaATAATAAGCATCTTTTCCTTTTATGTTTTTCTATATCTTTACTTTTACTTTTGTCTCTTAAAAactttttttgttcttccaCAAGACTggcataattttttaaacgTTCTtcactttttaatttttgaatATCATCTCgatcttttttataatcaaACATACAAGTATCAGTTTTCATTGAAAAAGGAAAAGGTTTTCTAGGTGTGGTATCTACTTTAGGTATTTTCTCACTTGGAAgattttcatcatatttattatcttcatcaatattaacaatataattatttaatgtttctgctgtatcatatttttctctttttttgatatttgtttgtaatttttttattttcttttcattaaatctttttctattttttattagGTATGTCTTCCTTTCAAAATCATTTAAGAAACTCAAAAATTTTGCATTATCTGTACAAACACTACTTCTATTAACTGGCctattttgtttttcattaaacattatagaaaaaaatgttctcttttttgttttatcatAATTACTTTTCTTATTAATTTTGTAATTAACTTTTAATGATGTATAATCATGATGATctgataataaattttcgtgcgtatttgttaattttaatttattagtttttttaatagttttcgttttattatattttcccCTCCTCGTAAAACTGCTACAactattttcattatcatcatttaaatCATCTCTTGTTTTTTTACGATTAGGGCtataatcatattttttaaaattaaataattgtaCTGTATTATTTTCACCATTTTGTATATTCGGAGTCTGCTCTTCTTTATACAGACTTTTTTCTTTACTCTTACTTTCAATAATACTATTaatttcaatattatttgtattatcaatattgtttgtattatcattattatttgtaatatttatattgttcatattatatgtaaaatttatatttttcatattatttatattatttttatttctaattATATCCTCGTTTTCTATTTCACTTTCCTCTTCACATTCATCATCACCATAATCCCCCACACCGTCACTTTcatttataacatttttatcataattattattcttttttgtataatttattttttcattttcactAGAATGTGATATCCCCTCtcctttattttcatttttatctaaCATATTTATTCGAATTGATTTATTTCgcttatataaattattatataacttttttgtcttattatcttcatcatcatcttcgtcttttttttctcttttattttttgtttctaaAATAGACTTTACATTAAcacttgttttttttttaaccatTATGGATGgacaataataaatttattacttttatttcgTTTCATTCATATgaagttatatataatcttCATAATTTTCATACTGTTTtcgtttttttattatttattcacaaatatatatatatatatatatattatatatacatatacatacctttttttaatttaggGGGGGGGGATTCATacgatatattttataggtatatacaaaaatatatatacatatcacATGAAAAAATGTacattatttctatatacaaatatataaatatatatatttttatatatatttatatatatttataaatacaactaatatattaattttcacGAATTTAAGTcgaataatatacatatatatatgctttaTGTTATCTTCTACATTCATATAAATcacacaaaaaaagaaaaaaaaaatagttctATGTACATTATatgaaatacaaaaaaaaaaaaataataaaaatataaataatacaataagaaataaaaagggagatgaaaaaaaaagatataatgaaaaaaggaCTAATGAGGAGAGGCAatgaatgaataataaaagaaataatatataaatcaaaaataaaaacaaaaaaaaaaaaaaaaaaaaaaaaaaaaaaaaaaaataggaataaaattataaaaaggatagaatataaaaatattatgaaaatattaatatggaattaagaaatatataaaaacttctatatttataaataaatattttttttttttttttttttttttttttggtattaaacaaaattgtatttataatataaaatattatattatataattaatatatatatatattattattaataataattttataatgctcttttttatttttattgttgagagtgtattataaaaaaagttgtaaatgataaatttatttatgtatttataaaaaatatgtataatatattataatattattcaaaaaaaaaaaaaaaacactgtatgttttttttttatttcttcttttcgtttttcgttttttttacatttctCCTTTATGTTTTTCTcctttaattcatttttctatattatatatattatatatatataaaaatatatatgtttatataattaatatataaatgtataaaataaatataaatatatataatatttattttatatgtaatatgtatattatatatataataatgaatttttttttctttttttcttttttttttttttttttttggttcaATTTAATaccaaaatataataataaaatatatttataaattatgttatataattaaatatatattatatatataataatataatgtatatgaatataatattatatatatataatataattgaaattttcacaaaataattatattatatatattatattatatatatattattatatacataatatttttataaattcaataaaattttattaaaaaaaaaaaaaaagaaagtattacataatataaaattaagcatgggaataatatatatatatatataaatgtttacAAAAATTTGTTGttcaaaatttattaaaaaggaaaaaaaaaaaaaaaaaaaaaaaaaggaaaaattaaattataaattcaaTCACTGTTCATgaaaacaaaattttttcatacatataattcataaaatatatttttgaaaaacaaaaaaaaaaaaaaataaataaattgaattataatgtaatatatattatttatgtttttatattttgtactGTTATAAAGTTctgaatttattattttatataaaatgtagaaaattttaggaaaaaaaaaaatatatatatatataaatacattttatataatatatacgtatatataacatatattgtatagtaataatatattataaaattaaatgtagaaaattagaaattttaaaaggtgttttttttttttaattttttttttttttttttgttaatattttctgtagatattatatatatatattttactcaatatatatataatgtaatgttgttttttttgttttttttttataaaattatataaattatatataaaaccaGAATTATCctctttataattattttttccaaAGACATCAAAAATTTTGTAAAACATTacagaagaaaaaaaaaaaaaaaatccacaaacattttaatacaaccatattttatatgtataatattttaatatacatttttaatcacagaataaaatataaaatgtattatacATTAATtctaaaatgaatatatatatatatatatatatatatatatatataattcattttatattaaatttataaaatgtatatcaaCAAGcgatttttctttttcttttaatttttattttttattcccgctataaagaaaaagaatagATGAACAACTGctataaaatatgttaaattAAAACACCAtgcttatttattttattaaggTATGATGTATGttctagaaaaaaaaaatgtagacatgtataatatatatatgtatatatatatatatatatatttaagtatagttaatataaaaaaatatatattaatatttttatactacacatatattttgtcatttatatgataattttaaaatttcttAAAATGCACTGTAAACCTTATTACAGTTTAAAATGATTTTTTCCTcccttattttataaaatatttatttggtATTAATTCTATTcaatacaaatattttatttttatttataatactttccaagaaaataaacattatcatttttcatcaacatctatatatatcataatgatggttgtaaatatatatatatatatatatatatatatcaaaaagttttataatttttttttttttttttttttattatttctcttccttattcatatgaataaaaagaatatttgcaaatcattatataaatataattattttattagtaaattaaaaatgcacatgatatatatatatatatatatattattcctacatatatatgtatacatgttataatgtatacatattatagttcatgatatttcattttaattatacTTTTGTTCGGAAAATATGTTGGTCGTATTTAAAatgtattttaaaattttgaaaaataaacACATTTGATATATAGTATTTCCACTTATTTTTgtgaaaaatgaataaattaaagatattattaatatatatttataatatatgtatatatgtatacttaaatatgtatgtattaagTTTTAACTTGTTACAATAAACAGAAAATTAGTTATTCctttataattcttttaaaagtaaataatcatcattgttctttgttattttttatgtttcttaataaatacatttaaaatattgtggaatatttatattctataaatatatggttaaaaatgtataaaaaaaatatatgcatataaatatatacatattacatatatatatatataatatatcaaatcaaatattattttttaattttttttttttttttatttttttcattatataaaattttatatatgttattctttttgtttttattttatttttttatttataaaatatatattttattttgaatttaaattaatttgttgtttatgtattattattattatatataaatatgtaaaatgcactaatattttaataatattttagttttgtatttttttatgactAATGAAATGTAGAATATTGGTGAGTTTTTTTGTATAGTTTAACAAACAGAAAGgtgtaaaaaatatgaaaagtacaagaaaagaaaaaattatattatatgaaatataatatatatatataataataaataaattttatatgtatatatatatgttatacgtatttatatatattatacatttttattaaggCGGAAgaatgaaatattttaatattaacgtattataatatattaatatatatatatatatatttgtagtTATTTATGTAATTGTTGTAAATATGGATATATTTTCTCTAGCTTCTAATTTACAACAAATTGCTATAGGAGGAGTTAATTACGTAAACAATAAACTACTTAAGAAGTCtttaaattatgaaataaattatattacttatattgttataggagaaaatgaaaagacaccttatgatatgaatatgttttttttgcCATTCGAATTAAATACAAAATTAACATttaaagaatttaaaaaatattttccttttaaaggaaatattatatttcgaTTTAAAGTTGCATTATGTGATATGATTAATGCAATAAATGAAGggataataaataatagtccattattattaagagATAAAAATACTGACCATAATATCcctcataataataataattataatattatattggatgaaaatgaaataaaaaatatattaaaacaagataatttaaattacGTTTGGCTAGATATAACGAACGATGAAGCTTTTATTCCAACTTTCAATGGATTAGTAATAGTAAAGGTTTTATTTGTTAAtcatgaaaattataaagagtataataatatatattttaaaaattataattattcacATAAGACATACGACATAAATGAATCACATTTTTGTTCTTATATTCCTCTCAAATatgaaaacaaaataaaaaagaataatagtacagatgataatatttataatgatgatatattaatacataatcAACAAAATCATTGTGAAACTATTAAAAGGTCATATGATCATGATAATTTAGTAAATTTTAGTTATACAAATAGTTCTGATGAATTCGAGAGACTAAACAGTGATAAAAATTCAAATCTGAAACAAAATGATATAcgtaaaaatatgaattattatcaaaatgatatgtatacaacatataataaatatccatcaaatgaacatataaatgtaaatagtAACAACagcaacaacaacaacaacaataataataataataataataatagtaataatagtaataataatagtaataataataacgaTTTATACGACGAACAAAATACAAAACAAGAGCATAAtacaaaagaatataattatcaacataaatataataattcaaatatatataattatcatgaTAGTCATAATGTTTCAGAAAGAAGAAGTAATAGTGATAATCTAAATACATCacatgatgaaaataaaataataaataatgctCAAAGTAATTATATACCATCTACATATATCTCATCATTAAATTGTAATGATATGGatataaacaataaatatatgtcaACAAATGGAATAAACCATAATTTAAGGTCTAATTTGTTAACAAGCCAAACAAAGAATATgcaaaatgattataataataaaacacaaatatttaaagaaaacgaaaatataacaaataaaattaac
It encodes the following:
- a CDS encoding rhomboid protease ROM8, with product MVKKKTSVNVKSILETKNKREKKDEDDDEDNKTKKLYNNLYKRNKSIRINMLDKNENKGEGISHSSENEKINYTKKNNNYDKNVINESDGVGDYGDDECEEESEIENEDIIRNKNNINNMKNINFTYNMNNINITNNNDNTNNIDNTNNIEINSIIESKSKEKSLYKEEQTPNIQNGENNTVQLFNFKKYDYSPNRKKTRDDLNDDNENSCSSFTRRGKYNKTKTIKKTNKLKLTNTHENLLSDHHDYTSLKVNYKINKKSNYDKTKKRTFFSIMFNEKQNRPVNRSSVCTDNAKFLSFLNDFERKTYLIKNRKRFNEKKIKKLQTNIKKREKYDTAETLNNYIVNIDEDNKYDENLPSEKIPKVDTTPRKPFPFSMKTDTCMFDYKKDRDDIQKLKSEERLKNYASLVEEQKKFLRDKSKSKDIEKHKRKRCLLFPKKKLRKRKEKIIIFLNHNSSAYKNGPFNDHFYKTVYKNDLENLDEEKLVIDYSKDNTFKKAIHRIFPQFSLFSLTLYVTFIQWVIFILLISVKSDFPLTPSNDSLKNFGSNFPHNIFKNAEFYRLFTSLFLHSNFNHICANTYVQLTVGFLLEYLYGTYVVFLVYVFTGIYGIILSSPLTYCYSTTESSSSSSGIIGIFFSEILMMTNFNVDKISISVHLFCFFLLLLFLKFSLNTVSINIYSHFFGFLGGFLIGIILKRNQLKYFLRNNFLIQILCFVFLVISLGAAIFISTYVVQNCPN